In Immundisolibacter sp., the sequence CAGCGTGTTTTCATCCTCTGGCGCGGGTAGCCCAACGCGGATCAGGCAATCATTGGCGCCGACCCCTGCCAGCCCGAGCAAGGCAAGGTCATCCCGCAATGTGAGCGTTACCTTGCTGCGCATGATAAACATACTCAAGCGCTTTAGAACGGCCTCGGCGGTGTCAGCCGCCAGCCAGGCCAAGCAGTCATCGCCAGCCCGCCACAACCGCAGCGCCCCATACAAACGCCCTTTGGCATTGCAGTAGCCCGCAAGCAGACTATGGTCTGGCGCCAGACCGACCAGGTCGTTGCTCAGTTGGCCATGCAGAAAATCCGTCGCATCCGCACCGCCAGCCTGGAGCACGGCAAGATGATCAAGTGGCATGAGCACGGCGCGACCGGCCAGCATTGGCAGGCCAACAGCAGCCGGTGCCAGAGCGGTACTGGGCATCCACGCCATAGCGGGTATCCTCGGGGCCAGCACGGCCCAGGTGAAAACTGAAGCAAAACAAATGATCAGTGATTCTATGCTGCGCTGGCGCTGCCGCCGGGGCAAGCAGGAACTCGACATCCTGCTGCGCAACTTCCTCGACCAACATCTGACGCGCCTGAACGGGGCGCAACGGGCTGCCTTCGAGCGCCTGCTGGAGATGGAGGACGACGACCTGCTCGATCTGCTGTACGGCCGTGTTGCCGCAGCGGATCCCGAAACCGCCGCACTGTTACCCCGGCTGAGCGGCCGTGCATGATCTGAGGCCGGGACGATCGCCGCGACTGATCGGCGTGTTGCTGGTACTGCACCTGGGTGGACTGATCGCGCTGCTTTCGGTACTTCCGCCGCTGGGCTGGCCGGCCGGCTTTGGCCTGTGCGCAACCTTACTGTGGCAATTCACCCGGCGCAAAGCCAGCGATGTTTTGCGCGCTCAGGGGCAGATTGACGGCGATTGGGTCCTGACCCGACGCGATGGGCAACGCGAAACCGGCTGGCATCTCGAAACGGAACGGTCGTTCTGCCATCCCTGGCTGGTAATCGTGGCCCTGCACCAGGACCGCAAGCGCCGCTACCTCAGTTTGCCCGCCGACGCCGTGGCCGCCGAACCGTTGCGCCGTCTGCGGGTCAGTCTGCGCGCGGCGGGCTGAGCAAAGTCGGCCGCGGCGGTTGCGTTTCTTCCAGCCGCGGGCAATCCAGGCTGTAGTGCAGGCCGCGGCTTTCGCGCCGTTGCTGCGCCGAACGAACAATCAACTCGCCTATCAGCACCAGGTTGCGCAGTTCAATCAAATCGTTGCTGACGCGAAAGTTGGCGTAGTACTCGTCGATTTCCCGCGCCAGCAGTTGCACCCTCCTGAGTGCCCGCGCCAGGCGCTTGTCGGTGCGCACAATGCCCACGTAATCCCACATGGCTCGTCGCAACTCATCCCAGTTATGCGCCACCACCACCTCCTCGTCGGAGTCAGTGACCTGGCTCTCGTCCCACGGCGGGATGACGACCGCAACGGCCTGACGTGCCGGACCGGCCAGGATGTCGGTCGCCGCGGCCTGCGCCATGACCAGGCATTCGAGCAAGGAATTACTGGCCAGACGATTGGCGCCGTGCAGCCCGGTGTAAGCCGCCTCCCCAACCGCATACAGGCCCGGCAGGTCGGTACGGCCCCCAAGATCCGTAACCACGCCACCACACAGGTAGTGTGCTGCTGGCACCACTGGAATCGGCTCGCGCGTAATGTCGATACCGAGTTCCAGACAACGGGCGGCGATGGACGGGAAATGCTCGTGAATGAAGTCAGCCGACAGGTGGCTGATGTCAAGGTAGACGCACCCCAGACCAAGGCGTTTCATTTCGCTGTCGATGGCGCGCGCCACGACGTCCCGCGGCGCCAGCTCCAGGCGCTCGTCGTAAGCCTGCATGAAGCGCTCACCACTGGGCAGGCGCAGTAAGCCTCCTTCTCCCCGCAAAGCCTCGGAAATAAGGAATGTCTTGGCCTTGGGATGAAACAAGCAGGTCGGATGGAACTGGATGAATTCCATATTGCCAACCCGACAACCGGCCCTCCAGGCCATCGCGATGCCGTCACCGGTGGCAACGTCGGGGTTGCTGGTATACAGGTACACCTTGCCGATCCCGCCGGTCGCCAGTACCACCGCGCGGCCACGAAACACCTGCACCCGGCCGCTGCGCCGGTCAAGCGCGTAGGCGCCCACGCATCGATCCGGCCCGTGTCCGAGACGGGCCGTGGTGATCAGGTCAATTGCGATGTGGTAATCGTGCAGAGTGATGTTGGGATGCCGGCGGACCTTGTCTTCCAGCGTGGTGGTAATGGCGCGTCCGGTGGAGTCGGCGGAATGGATGATCCGTCGCTGCGCGTGCCCCCCCTCGCGCGTCAGGTGGTAATCGTCAAACGGTCCGTTACCGCCGGGCTCGGTGAGGCGGGTGAAGGCAACGCCCTGGTCGATCAACCACTGGATTGCGCCCCGGCTGTGCTCGACCGTGAAGCGCACCGCCTCCGGGTCGCACAGGCCCGCACCCGCCACCAGCGTGTCGGTAACGTGCGACTCCACCGAATCCTGATCGCCCAGCACCGCCGCGACGCCACCCTGCGCATACAGGCTGGACCCCTCGGTCAGTGGCCCCTTGGCCAGCATACACACCGGCACGGCATCCGCCAGGCGCAGCGCCAGGCTCAACCCGGCCACACCGCCACCAATGATCAATACCTGCTCGTTGGTCGACATCGGGGCACCAGACGTGGGGGGGGGCTAAGCTGATAAAATCCACCGGCAATGTAGCAAAAGCGCGACACGCGACACAGACGGCTATCAGGGGGGCGTGAATTGACAATGCCACGGTCGGCGCCTGGCCCAACGTGCGCCGAAATTTCGATCTCGATTCCTACAGCCGCAGCCGCGGTGGTTTGCGGCCGGTCCTACCGTGGCTAGAAGATGACCAACAATGGCGATGAAAGTGCCGTCGATCTGGCTCTGGTGCGTCGGGTGCAAAACGGCGACAAGCGAGCGTTCGACCTGCTGGTAGGCAAATACCAACTGCGCGTGAACAAGCTGGTGCGACGCCTGGTGTCGGACCATTCCGAGGCCCAGGACGTGGTGCAGGAGGCTTTTATCAAGGCCTATCGGGCCTTGCCCAATTTTCGCGGTGACAGCGCCTTCTACACATGGCTGTACCGAATTGCAGTCAATGCGGCAAAGAACCATTTGGTGGCAAGATCGCGTCGTCCACCCGGCGACGATGTAGACATCACCGACGGCGACGTCGAGGAAGCCGGTGTGGTGGTCGCGGAACTGGCCACGCCAGAGTCCTATGCGGTTCGCGACCAATTGCAGGCGGCGCTGACGGTTGCCCTCGGAGAGTTGCCGGAAGATCTGCGCACCGCGTTAACTTTGTGTGAAATCGAAGGTCTTAGCTACGAAGATATCGCCCAGGTACTGGATTGCCCGATCGGCACCGTGCGTTCACGGATCTTTCGCGCCCGCCGGGCAGTCGACCAAAAACTTAGACCTTACCTATGACCGCTCAACGGTGGAGAGCTGAATGACGGAGCCACAACACGAAGCCATGTCCTGTCTGATGGATGGCGAGTTGGACGCCAGCCAGACTGAAGCGACATTGGACACCCTGTGTCGGGACGAGGCGCTGGCCACCGAGTGGCACCGAATGCACCAGGTACGCGAGTTGATGCGCGGCAACACCGATCTAACGCTCGACCTGCGAGCCGCGCTGCGCGAAGCAATCACCAAAGAACCCTCGTACCTGTTGCCCGGCGTGCTGGCCCCGCCGGTCGCCAACCGCTGGGCGCGCTATGCCATGGGCAGCGCGCTGGCCGCATCGGTGGCGCTCGCGACCGTGGTCGGATCGCAATGGTGGCAAAACCCCACCGCCGCTCCAGAACTTGCCACGGCGGAACAGACGGCCCGCCCCGCATTGGCGATAGCCGCGCCGCCAGTCGCGGCGCGCCCCGCGGCAACACATTCCACCGCGCCTGTGGCCGCCAGCCGGCTGGAAAGATACTGGGCTGTATACGCCGACAATGCCCTGCTCGCCGGGCAGGACAATCTTCCCCTGGCCCGCAGCGTACGCGTCGACCAGACACAATGAGACGCGCCTCGGCGCTGCTGGCGCTGACACTGGGCTGCGTGCAGGCCAGCGCCGACACGCCGCCAATTCTGCAGCGTATGCTGGACGCGGCCAACACGCTCAATTACCGCGGCCACCTGGTCCAGATCGAAGGCAACCACGCACAAAGCCTGAAGCTGGAGCACCGAGCCGGCGCCAACGGAGGCGACGATCGGGTCCATAGCCTGCAGGGCCGTTATTGGGAACTACAGCGCAGCGGCAATGTCTGCCGGGTCGCGCTCAGCGACGCCAGGCAAGCCAGTGACGAGGCCCTGGTTGCAGCGGTATTCCCCAGCCTGTTGCCGCGCCGCTTGCAACGCCTCGCCGAGTTCTACGATTTCACCGTGATTGGCAGTGGGCGACTGGCCGACCGCGCCGCGGACTTCACCCTGGCCAAGCCGCGTGACGAATTTCGCTTTGCCTATCTGCTGGTCACCGATACTGCCACCGGCCTGCTGCTGAAGGTAAGTCTGGTGGACAGTCGCGGCCGGGAGTTGCGGCAGGCGTTTTTTGCCGACCTCCAGCTACTGGAAGCGTCCCCGGACAGTGACTGGCAGCAAGCGTCCGGCGAGACCCCGACGCCACTGGTATGGCGCGAATACACACTGGGTACGCGCATGCCCGGCAAGGATATTCCCTGGCGTATATCCACGCTGCCGCCGGGCTTTGCGATGGGTGATTACGCGCGTCGACAGGTGCCCGGCGGCGGCCAGGATGTCGAACAGCTCACCGTGTCCGATGGTCTGTCGACGATTTCGATATTCATTGATTCACCGGCGCCTGACGAGCAGCCCCTGGTCGGCGTCAGTCGGGTCGAGGCGCTGCCCGCCTTTGGCACGACCATCGGCGGGCGCCACGTCACCTTGCTCGGAGCGGTGCCGGTCGCCACCCTTGAACATATCGCCAAGGGACTGGCACCGATCGAAGGCCTCCAGACAACGTCCTCCCCCGAGTCCTCCCTCACCCCCATCAAAAATCCATGAAAACTGCCTTGCGTCTCACGATGCCCACCATGCTGGGCTGTATTACATTGCTGATGGCAGGCCGGGCGTTGGCCGTGAATCTGCCGGATTTCAGTACGCTCGCGGCGGAGAATGGGCCGGCAGTGGTCAACATCAGTAGCGAGCGGAAGCCCGAAATCGCCCAGGCGGCTCGACCAAATCTGCCCTTTGACCTGCCAGAAGGACCCGATGCGGCACCTCTGAACGAGCTGTTTCGCCATTTTTTCGGCGAGCAGGGCGAAGCCCCGGCGATGCCCAGCGAATCACTCGGCTCTGGCTTCATCATTTCCGCAGACGGTTATGTCCTGACCAACCATCATGTGGTCAAGAATGCCGACGAAATCACGGTGCGTCTTGGCAACCGCAGCGAGCTACCGGCCAAGCTGATTGGTTCGGACGAGCGCAGCGACATCGCGCTGCTCAAAATCGAATCCAAAAACGGCCCGCTACCGACGGTAAAGATTGGCGACCCTGGCCGACTCAAGGTGGGCGAGTGGGTGCTTGCCATCGGTTCGCCGTTTGGTTTCGACCACAGCGTCACCGCCGGCATCGTCAGCGCCAAGGGCCGTGCTTTGCCGCAAGACACCTATGTGCCGTTCATCCAGACCGACGTGGCAATCAATCCCGGCAACTCGGGTGGGCCCCTGTTCAACATGAAAGGCGAGGTGGTCGGCATCAATTCGCAGATTTACAGCCGCACCGGCGGCTTCATGGGCTTGTCGTTCGCGGTGCCAATCGACGTCGCCATGGACGTCGTGGAACAGCTCAAGACCAACGGCACGGTGACCCGCGGGTGGCTTGGCGTACTGATTCAGGACGTTACCCGCGAACTGGCCGAATCCTTTGGCATGCAGCAACCGCGTGGCGCCCTGGTAGCCCGCGTCATGCCTGATGGTCCGGCGGCCAAAGCCGGCATCGCGGCTGGCGACATCATCCTGCGCTTCAATGGCGAGGACATCATCTATTCCAGTGATCTGCCGCCGCGGGTGGGGCGCACCGCCGTCGGGCGCAAGGTGCCGGTCGATATTCTTCGCGGCGGCAAACCGCGCACCCTGAAGCTTGCGGTGGCCGCGCTGCCGGCGCAGGTCGAGCGTCCCAGCCGGGGCACCCCGCCGTCCAAAGCCAGTGCCGACCGTATTGGCCTGATTGTGGCTGACCTGCCCGAGAGCCAGCGTGGCAAGCGTGGCGGCGTCGTGGTTCAAAAGCTGGTGGCCGGCCCGGCACAGGATGCCGGAATACAGGTCGGCGACATCATCCTGTCAGTGAACAGCGAGGACGTCGCCGACAGCGCCGAGTTCAAGCGCCTGGTGCGACGCCTGCCCGCCAATCAGGTTGCACGCCTGCTGGTACAGCGCGGTGACAACCCGCATTGGCTGGCGCTGCGCGTGCCAAAGTAAGCTCCCCGGCGCGGTAGTCGAATTACCTGCGGAGGCCAACGGAAGCAAGAACCTGGCGTGATATAGTCTGCCGCCTTGAGAAGGGGCGCCGCGGCGCCCCTTCCGTCGTTCTGGGTCCGTATCCGCTTCACCGATGACCGCTCCCGACCGTATCCGCAATTTTTCCATCATCGCCCACATCGATCATGGCAAGTCGACATTGGCCGATCGCTTCATCCAGCGCTGCCAGGGCCTGACCGAGCGCGAAATGTCCTCGCAGGTGCTCGATTCCATGGATCTGGAACGCGAGCGCGGTATCACCATCAAGGCGCAGAGCGTGTCGCTGCGGTACGTCGCCCGCGACGGACATGATTACCTGCTGAACTTCATCGATACGCCCGGGCATGTGGACTTTTCCTACGAGGTATCACGCTCCCTTGCTGCCTGCGAGGGCGCCTTGTTAGTGGTCGACGCCGCCCAGGGCGTTGAAGCGCAGACGGTCGCCAACTGCTACACGGCGGTGGAGCAGGGTCTCGAAGTCGTGCCGGTGCTCAACAAGATCGACCTGCCGACGGCGGACGCGGAGCGGGTCAAGCGCGAGATCGAAGAAATCGTCGGCATCGACGCCGAGGACGCAGTTTCGGTCAGCGCCAAAACCGGCCTGGGCGTTGACGACCTGCTGGAAGCCCTGGTCGCCCGCATTCCGCCACCGGTCGGCGAAGCCAGTGCGCCACTGCAGGCCCTGGTGGTCGACTCCTGGTTCGACAATTACCTTGGCGTGGTGGGCCTGGTGCGGGTGGTCAATGGCGTGTTGCGGGCCGGCCAAC encodes:
- the nadB gene encoding L-aspartate oxidase, which codes for MSTNEQVLIIGGGVAGLSLALRLADAVPVCMLAKGPLTEGSSLYAQGGVAAVLGDQDSVESHVTDTLVAGAGLCDPEAVRFTVEHSRGAIQWLIDQGVAFTRLTEPGGNGPFDDYHLTREGGHAQRRIIHSADSTGRAITTTLEDKVRRHPNITLHDYHIAIDLITTARLGHGPDRCVGAYALDRRSGRVQVFRGRAVVLATGGIGKVYLYTSNPDVATGDGIAMAWRAGCRVGNMEFIQFHPTCLFHPKAKTFLISEALRGEGGLLRLPSGERFMQAYDERLELAPRDVVARAIDSEMKRLGLGCVYLDISHLSADFIHEHFPSIAARCLELGIDITREPIPVVPAAHYLCGGVVTDLGGRTDLPGLYAVGEAAYTGLHGANRLASNSLLECLVMAQAAATDILAGPARQAVAVVIPPWDESQVTDSDEEVVVAHNWDELRRAMWDYVGIVRTDKRLARALRRVQLLAREIDEYYANFRVSNDLIELRNLVLIGELIVRSAQQRRESRGLHYSLDCPRLEETQPPRPTLLSPPRAD
- the rpoE gene encoding RNA polymerase sigma factor RpoE; amino-acid sequence: MTNNGDESAVDLALVRRVQNGDKRAFDLLVGKYQLRVNKLVRRLVSDHSEAQDVVQEAFIKAYRALPNFRGDSAFYTWLYRIAVNAAKNHLVARSRRPPGDDVDITDGDVEEAGVVVAELATPESYAVRDQLQAALTVALGELPEDLRTALTLCEIEGLSYEDIAQVLDCPIGTVRSRIFRARRAVDQKLRPYL
- a CDS encoding sigma-E factor negative regulatory protein is translated as MTEPQHEAMSCLMDGELDASQTEATLDTLCRDEALATEWHRMHQVRELMRGNTDLTLDLRAALREAITKEPSYLLPGVLAPPVANRWARYAMGSALAASVALATVVGSQWWQNPTAAPELATAEQTARPALAIAAPPVAARPAATHSTAPVAASRLERYWAVYADNALLAGQDNLPLARSVRVDQTQ
- a CDS encoding protein YgfX; its protein translation is MHDLRPGRSPRLIGVLLVLHLGGLIALLSVLPPLGWPAGFGLCATLLWQFTRRKASDVLRAQGQIDGDWVLTRRDGQRETGWHLETERSFCHPWLVIVALHQDRKRRYLSLPADAVAAEPLRRLRVSLRAAG
- a CDS encoding succinate dehydrogenase assembly factor 2, translated to MISDSMLRWRCRRGKQELDILLRNFLDQHLTRLNGAQRAAFERLLEMEDDDLLDLLYGRVAAADPETAALLPRLSGRA
- a CDS encoding MucB/RseB C-terminal domain-containing protein, which gives rise to MRRASALLALTLGCVQASADTPPILQRMLDAANTLNYRGHLVQIEGNHAQSLKLEHRAGANGGDDRVHSLQGRYWELQRSGNVCRVALSDARQASDEALVAAVFPSLLPRRLQRLAEFYDFTVIGSGRLADRAADFTLAKPRDEFRFAYLLVTDTATGLLLKVSLVDSRGRELRQAFFADLQLLEASPDSDWQQASGETPTPLVWREYTLGTRMPGKDIPWRISTLPPGFAMGDYARRQVPGGGQDVEQLTVSDGLSTISIFIDSPAPDEQPLVGVSRVEALPAFGTTIGGRHVTLLGAVPVATLEHIAKGLAPIEGLQTTSSPESSLTPIKNP
- a CDS encoding DegQ family serine endoprotease produces the protein MKTALRLTMPTMLGCITLLMAGRALAVNLPDFSTLAAENGPAVVNISSERKPEIAQAARPNLPFDLPEGPDAAPLNELFRHFFGEQGEAPAMPSESLGSGFIISADGYVLTNHHVVKNADEITVRLGNRSELPAKLIGSDERSDIALLKIESKNGPLPTVKIGDPGRLKVGEWVLAIGSPFGFDHSVTAGIVSAKGRALPQDTYVPFIQTDVAINPGNSGGPLFNMKGEVVGINSQIYSRTGGFMGLSFAVPIDVAMDVVEQLKTNGTVTRGWLGVLIQDVTRELAESFGMQQPRGALVARVMPDGPAAKAGIAAGDIILRFNGEDIIYSSDLPPRVGRTAVGRKVPVDILRGGKPRTLKLAVAALPAQVERPSRGTPPSKASADRIGLIVADLPESQRGKRGGVVVQKLVAGPAQDAGIQVGDIILSVNSEDVADSAEFKRLVRRLPANQVARLLVQRGDNPHWLALRVPK